One genomic region from Myxococcota bacterium encodes:
- a CDS encoding alpha/beta fold hydrolase gives MIHRTIRALAMAATMGIAATGCISDGESVVPEGQGVLTLDAGTFEAFPLPAYVADDVSGAYKSYFVEVEPGIKVHVLEVGSGFPMFLQHGNPTSGLLYRKVAAALPTNRVRVIMPTLVGLGFSSKIPASQHTLENHIRWIQAVLEQLGLTELVYAGQDWGGPIGMGALARSPGLLRGAVVMNTGFNAPTEETSLSRAHDLAKTPVVGELLIEGLVSIFDRLPDMQGDPDSIPPDVVELYGRPVEESGNDKAPLAMMRMVTDGPEHPSAAAMREIEAYVQGLEIPVELVWGMNDPILAKGLPRMQENFPEAPVTETEAGHFLQEEVPEEIAAALVRVMERAGAPRGGPSGSAGGR, from the coding sequence GTGATTCACCGAACCATCAGAGCGCTCGCGATGGCAGCCACGATGGGGATCGCAGCGACGGGCTGCATCTCCGACGGGGAGTCGGTGGTGCCCGAGGGGCAGGGCGTCCTTACCTTGGACGCCGGAACCTTCGAGGCCTTCCCCTTGCCGGCGTACGTCGCCGACGACGTCTCGGGCGCGTACAAGAGCTACTTCGTCGAGGTGGAGCCCGGAATCAAGGTGCACGTCCTCGAGGTGGGCTCCGGGTTCCCGATGTTCCTGCAGCACGGCAACCCGACCTCCGGCCTTCTGTATCGAAAGGTGGCAGCCGCCCTCCCGACGAATCGGGTGCGGGTGATCATGCCGACCCTCGTGGGCCTCGGCTTCTCGAGCAAGATCCCCGCAAGCCAGCACACCCTCGAGAACCACATTCGCTGGATCCAGGCAGTGCTCGAGCAGCTCGGGTTGACCGAGCTGGTCTATGCCGGCCAGGACTGGGGCGGGCCGATCGGCATGGGGGCGCTTGCGCGTTCGCCCGGCCTCTTGAGAGGGGCGGTGGTGATGAACACCGGGTTCAACGCACCCACGGAGGAGACGAGCCTCTCTCGTGCACATGATCTCGCGAAGACTCCGGTGGTGGGTGAGCTCCTGATCGAGGGCCTCGTCTCGATCTTCGATCGGCTTCCGGACATGCAGGGCGACCCCGACTCGATCCCGCCCGATGTGGTCGAGCTCTATGGCCGCCCGGTCGAGGAGAGCGGGAACGACAAGGCGCCGCTCGCGATGATGCGCATGGTGACGGACGGGCCCGAGCACCCGAGCGCCGCGGCCATGCGGGAGATCGAGGCCTACGTCCAGGGGTTGGAGATCCCCGTGGAGCTGGTGTGGGGAATGAACGACCCGATCCTCGCGAAGGGCCTGCCGCGCATGCAGGAGAACTTTCCGGAGGCACCGGTGACCGAAACCGAAGCCGGGCACTTCCTGCAAGAGGAGGTGCCGGAGGAGATCGCGGCGGCGCTCGTTCGGGTGATGGAGCGGGCAGGTGCGCCCAGGGGAGGCCCTTCGGGCTCGGCCGGAGGTCGCTAG
- a CDS encoding TetR family transcriptional regulator, which produces MTIHDSGREVKDGRHARSQRTRAAVAEAMLDCLQAGLLRPSAAEVAERAGVSKRAVFRHFDNMEALLQEIATLQTARVIAQLPRVATDGPLDVRIASLVRNSAERNEIIAPVRRAALLMEPFSEVIQHGHKEVRDQVRRQVRVVFADELAALEEADRRARVATLRALLSFHYWDELRRRERLSSGAARRLLEDAIRTLLQP; this is translated from the coding sequence GTGACAATACACGATTCCGGGCGCGAGGTGAAGGACGGTCGCCATGCCCGCTCGCAGCGCACGCGCGCGGCGGTGGCCGAGGCGATGCTGGATTGCCTGCAGGCCGGCCTGCTCCGCCCGTCGGCCGCGGAAGTCGCGGAACGCGCGGGCGTCTCGAAGCGCGCGGTCTTTCGACACTTCGACAACATGGAGGCCCTCCTCCAGGAGATCGCGACGCTCCAGACCGCCCGCGTGATCGCCCAGCTGCCCCGGGTCGCGACCGACGGCCCGCTCGACGTCCGGATCGCGTCGCTGGTTCGAAACTCGGCCGAGCGAAACGAGATCATCGCGCCGGTGCGTCGCGCCGCCCTGCTCATGGAGCCCTTCTCCGAGGTGATTCAGCACGGCCACAAAGAGGTCCGAGACCAGGTTCGCCGGCAGGTGCGGGTGGTGTTCGCCGACGAACTCGCTGCGCTCGAGGAGGCCGATCGCCGCGCGCGGGTCGCCACCCTGCGCGCGTTGCTCTCGTTCCACTACTGGGACGAGCTGCGGCGTCGCGAACGGCTGTCGAGCGGTGCAGCGCGGCGCCTGCTCGAGGACGCGATCCGGACCTTGCTGCAGCCGTAG
- a CDS encoding cytochrome P450, with protein MSDPAMQPIPPAGPTYRTPEQEQAAKGKGVAPADELALEVVNPLNAHLFRENRWQGYFERLRREDPIHLSEIETAGRYWSVTKYDDIKTVSTHWETFSSSYGITLGFKPGTDANFMQLGSAPAFIQQDPPTQTEQRKTVRPSVAPRNLAKLEPLIRQRTVEVLDALPEGETFDWVDTVSIELTTLMLATLFDFPLEDRRKLTRWSDIVFAIPEPGGVVESMEQKREELWECVQYFGQLFERRRRDPGDDLVSMLATGAATKDMTAVEHLGNLLLLIVGGNDTTRNTMTGSVYSLTHLFPDEHRKLAADPSLMRNMVSEVIRWQTPLSYMRRTAQHDTELEGRQIRKHDQLLLWYVSGNRDEDVFENGDVLDIERPNASRHLSFGYGVHFCMGSRLAEMQLRVLWEEILQRSLRIEVQEEPSRTFSSFVKGYTKLPVVVTRG; from the coding sequence ATGAGCGACCCCGCGATGCAGCCGATCCCGCCGGCTGGCCCGACCTATCGCACGCCCGAGCAAGAGCAGGCGGCGAAGGGCAAGGGCGTGGCCCCCGCCGACGAACTCGCGCTCGAAGTCGTCAACCCGCTCAACGCCCATCTGTTCCGCGAGAACCGCTGGCAGGGCTACTTCGAGCGCCTGCGCCGGGAAGATCCGATCCATTTGAGCGAGATCGAAACCGCGGGTCGCTACTGGTCGGTCACGAAGTACGACGACATCAAGACCGTCAGCACCCACTGGGAGACGTTCTCGTCGTCCTACGGGATCACCCTCGGCTTCAAGCCCGGGACCGACGCCAACTTCATGCAGCTCGGATCGGCCCCGGCGTTCATCCAGCAGGACCCGCCCACCCAGACCGAGCAGCGCAAGACGGTCCGGCCCTCGGTCGCCCCGCGCAACCTGGCGAAGCTCGAGCCGCTGATCCGGCAGCGCACGGTCGAAGTGCTCGACGCCTTGCCCGAGGGCGAGACCTTCGATTGGGTGGACACCGTGTCGATCGAGCTGACCACGCTGATGCTGGCGACGCTCTTCGACTTCCCGCTCGAAGATCGCCGGAAGCTGACGCGCTGGTCCGACATCGTGTTCGCGATTCCCGAGCCGGGCGGCGTCGTGGAATCCATGGAGCAGAAGCGGGAGGAGCTCTGGGAGTGCGTGCAGTATTTCGGCCAGCTCTTCGAGCGGCGGCGGCGCGACCCGGGGGACGACCTCGTCTCGATGCTCGCGACGGGCGCGGCCACGAAGGACATGACCGCCGTCGAGCACCTCGGCAACCTGCTGCTCCTGATCGTCGGCGGCAACGACACCACGCGGAACACGATGACGGGCAGCGTCTATTCCCTGACCCATCTGTTCCCGGACGAGCACCGAAAGCTCGCCGCCGACCCGAGCCTCATGCGCAACATGGTGTCGGAGGTGATCCGCTGGCAGACGCCACTCTCCTACATGCGGCGCACCGCGCAGCACGACACCGAGCTCGAGGGACGCCAGATCCGCAAACACGATCAGCTGCTGCTCTGGTACGTGTCGGGGAATCGCGACGAAGACGTCTTCGAGAACGGCGACGTCCTCGACATCGAACGCCCGAATGCATCGCGGCATCTCTCCTTCGGCTACGGCGTGCACTTCTGCATGGGGAGCCGCCTGGCCGAGATGCAGCTTCGCGTCCTGTGGGAGGAGATCTTGCAGCGTTCCCTGCGGATCGAGGTCCAGGAAGAGCCCAGCCGGACGTTCTCGTCCTTCGTGAAGGGCTACACGAAACTCCCGGTGGTGGTGACGCGCGGGTAG
- a CDS encoding helix-turn-helix domain-containing protein, whose product MSEMPLAPEAAANGHTTRRLETRRRLLEAGTELFARDGVRAVTTSAIARQAGVATGTFYLHFPDKHALFEELADAALEEMRPQPDRDPTGRVSPKALRRELARMVEVAERRRNLIRAVFDRGEGSGLAERIQDRIARGLEETYTRRFREEGIDLHAVAAAQARAAVLVRVIAWWAEDPTRASRDEVVDVLMEMTPRRFQEDSP is encoded by the coding sequence ATGTCAGAAATGCCCCTCGCGCCCGAGGCCGCGGCCAACGGGCATACGACACGCCGTCTCGAGACCCGGCGCCGTTTGCTCGAGGCGGGCACCGAGCTCTTCGCGCGGGACGGCGTGCGCGCCGTCACCACGAGCGCGATCGCGCGCCAGGCCGGCGTCGCCACGGGGACCTTCTATCTCCACTTCCCGGACAAGCACGCGCTCTTCGAAGAGTTGGCCGACGCGGCGCTCGAAGAGATGCGACCGCAGCCCGATCGCGACCCGACCGGGCGCGTGAGCCCGAAGGCGCTGCGGCGTGAGCTCGCGCGGATGGTGGAAGTCGCGGAACGCCGCCGAAATCTCATCCGCGCGGTCTTCGATCGCGGCGAGGGGTCCGGGCTGGCCGAGCGGATCCAGGACCGGATTGCGCGCGGACTCGAAGAGACCTACACGCGGCGTTTTCGCGAGGAAGGCATCGATCTCCACGCCGTCGCCGCCGCCCAGGCACGCGCCGCCGTTCTGGTCCGCGTGATCGCGTGGTGGGCCGAAGACCCCACCCGCGCGTCCCGCGACGAAGTCGTCGACGTCTTGATGGAAATGACCCCCCGAAGGTTCCAGGAGGACTCCCCATGA
- a CDS encoding TetR family transcriptional regulator, translating to MSERESTPDRILEAGRRLFNDQGYAATTLTEIAAEVGISQGNLTYHFPTKQDLALRLEAQTRARFHARRAEARPGDVADDYVAHLLFGMNTIWDSRFILRDRAQYLDAAQLEPDPDLAADFDDLFALLARTEKEGLFRRDLGVDLRVLVRSLWIVSRYWMDHLREAEGLQQIGWEDQERGIQHHFAVLLPCLTAPARRRFEAALHRAVDAPASAMRARDAAAHG from the coding sequence ATGAGCGAGCGCGAGAGCACGCCGGATCGCATCCTGGAGGCTGGCCGCCGGCTCTTCAACGACCAGGGCTATGCCGCGACGACCCTCACGGAGATCGCCGCCGAGGTCGGGATCTCCCAGGGCAACCTCACCTACCACTTCCCCACGAAGCAGGATCTCGCGCTGCGGCTCGAGGCCCAGACCCGTGCCCGCTTTCACGCGCGCCGCGCCGAGGCACGCCCGGGCGACGTCGCCGACGACTACGTCGCCCACCTCCTGTTCGGGATGAACACCATCTGGGACAGTCGCTTCATTCTCCGAGATCGCGCCCAGTACCTCGATGCTGCACAGCTCGAACCCGATCCGGACCTCGCGGCCGATTTCGATGATCTCTTTGCGCTGCTCGCGCGTACCGAGAAGGAAGGGCTGTTTCGGCGAGACCTCGGCGTCGACCTGCGAGTCCTGGTGCGTTCGCTGTGGATCGTGAGCCGCTACTGGATGGATCACCTGCGCGAGGCGGAGGGGCTGCAGCAGATCGGCTGGGAGGATCAGGAGCGGGGCATTCAGCACCATTTCGCGGTGCTCCTGCCCTGTCTGACCGCCCCTGCGCGGCGCCGCTTCGAGGCCGCGCTGCATCGGGCCGTCGATGCGCCGGCGTCGGCGATGCGCGCTCGGGACGCGGCGGCGCATGGCTAA
- a CDS encoding aldo/keto reductase: protein METRPFGRLFEVSQLTLGGGGIGQVWGSTSRDEAIATVRAAYDAGIRLFDMAPIYGIEGEAETVMGLAFGDGDPDDLRVTTKCMLGQKPPDEIESRLEHSLEKSLARLKRDRVDLFFLHGRVIPDGWNDVTMPALLPAISTEWSVYCDHVVPVFEKWKASGRIGGWGITAAGGLPAELAAIRATPGPDAVQCITNLLDSPGSMHIAHQAPDPRASIRAAQESSVGVMGIRAVASGSLANAIDRDVGDESAEQRDFDRAAGYRALAKELGADPAVLAHRYALAMEGVDTLVLGVKNRAELQQCIDAANGPALAPEEIARIDAVVPPRA, encoded by the coding sequence TTGGAAACGCGCCCCTTTGGACGCCTGTTCGAAGTCAGCCAGCTGACCCTGGGCGGCGGCGGAATCGGCCAGGTCTGGGGATCCACATCGCGCGACGAGGCGATCGCCACGGTGCGCGCCGCCTATGACGCCGGCATCCGGCTGTTCGACATGGCCCCGATCTACGGGATCGAGGGGGAAGCCGAGACGGTGATGGGGCTCGCCTTCGGCGATGGCGATCCCGACGATCTGCGCGTCACCACGAAGTGCATGCTCGGCCAGAAGCCCCCCGACGAGATCGAATCCCGGCTCGAGCACTCCCTCGAGAAGAGCCTCGCACGCTTGAAGCGCGATCGCGTCGATCTCTTCTTCCTCCACGGGCGCGTGATCCCGGACGGCTGGAACGACGTGACCATGCCCGCCCTGCTCCCGGCGATCTCGACCGAATGGTCCGTCTACTGCGACCACGTGGTGCCGGTCTTCGAGAAGTGGAAGGCGAGCGGCCGCATCGGTGGCTGGGGCATCACGGCGGCGGGCGGCTTGCCGGCGGAGCTCGCTGCGATTCGGGCGACCCCGGGGCCGGACGCGGTGCAGTGCATCACGAACCTGCTCGACTCGCCGGGCAGCATGCACATCGCCCACCAGGCGCCGGACCCGCGCGCGTCGATTCGCGCGGCCCAGGAGAGTTCGGTCGGAGTCATGGGGATCCGCGCGGTCGCGAGCGGCTCGCTGGCGAACGCCATCGATCGCGATGTCGGTGACGAGTCTGCCGAGCAGCGCGACTTCGATCGCGCCGCGGGGTATCGCGCGTTGGCGAAGGAGCTGGGGGCCGACCCGGCGGTGCTGGCCCACCGCTATGCGCTGGCCATGGAGGGCGTCGACACGCTCGTGCTCGGCGTCAAGAACCGGGCCGAACTCCAGCAGTGCATCGACGCCGCCAACGGACCCGCGCTCGCGCCCGAGGAGATCGCCCGGATCGATGCGGTGGTGCCGCCCCGCGCCTAG
- a CDS encoding nitroreductase/quinone reductase family protein — protein sequence MKHFQLWLATTPIGVWLSKAVAARFDPWIYKKTGGRLTTSGPVVVPQLVLTTRGRKSGEQRDAQLAYTEVDGAVYVVASNFGGEHHPAWSYNLQANPEAVMHLGDQATPVYAARLSDDAKEVVWERLCLNIPNYAKYRAKTERNIQVYRLDPRSDASAA from the coding sequence ATGAAACACTTTCAGTTGTGGCTCGCGACCACCCCCATCGGCGTCTGGCTGTCGAAGGCGGTCGCCGCTCGGTTCGACCCCTGGATCTACAAGAAGACGGGGGGGCGGCTCACCACGTCGGGACCGGTGGTGGTCCCCCAGTTGGTCCTGACCACCCGCGGCCGCAAGTCGGGCGAGCAACGCGACGCCCAGCTCGCCTACACCGAGGTCGACGGCGCCGTCTACGTGGTCGCCAGCAACTTCGGCGGTGAACACCATCCCGCGTGGTCCTACAACCTGCAGGCCAATCCCGAGGCCGTGATGCATCTGGGCGACCAGGCCACCCCCGTGTACGCGGCGCGACTTTCCGATGACGCGAAGGAAGTCGTCTGGGAGCGGCTCTGCCTCAACATTCCGAACTACGCGAAGTATCGCGCCAAGACCGAACGCAACATCCAGGTCTACCGCTTGGATCCCAGGAGCGACGCCTCCGCGGCGTAG
- a CDS encoding GMC family oxidoreductase — MDSEAKRIIIVGGGTAGAVLAARLSETPSLSVTLLEAGPDHDAYDDAILTPAEAPNLWQGAAPIALTVMATETGAIPMQQGRLLGGCSAINGLATLRGLPPDYDAWEAAGLEGWGWADVESTFIAAERDLDFGASPIHGDAGPLPVRRWRMDELGHAQRAYYEGMLEVGEPAVADIQDPAQLPGIGFFPVTIDENARRVTTSLAYLDEKVRARDNFTLRTQAEVRALVFDGVRVGGVTLATGETLEADEVVLAAGALFTPFLLLQSGIGPADHLADHGLAVRADLPVGRTMSDHLGPGILYRHPGPRGGVGGPAQAVMVGASNGKDVDYHAFPIAPPPGEDDTTFMLAVFSMRSSNRGSVRLGESLEAGPAVEAPPLPEDTPARLGHAFARIAAWEQSSAARSLGCEPVVPHDLRAPDAVATALEQLTISYAHMTSTCPMGTVLDADCRVHGIPGLRVCDASVMPTIPSGNTYLGCVMIAERVARKMVAEAASA; from the coding sequence ATGGATTCCGAAGCGAAGCGGATCATCATCGTTGGCGGCGGGACCGCCGGTGCCGTCCTGGCCGCGCGACTGAGCGAGACACCGTCGCTCTCGGTCACCCTGCTCGAAGCCGGGCCCGACCACGATGCCTACGACGACGCCATTCTCACGCCAGCCGAGGCCCCCAACCTCTGGCAGGGAGCCGCGCCGATCGCGTTGACCGTGATGGCCACGGAGACCGGGGCGATTCCGATGCAACAAGGACGCCTCCTCGGTGGCTGTTCTGCAATCAATGGCCTGGCCACGCTGCGCGGACTGCCGCCCGACTACGACGCGTGGGAGGCGGCGGGCCTCGAAGGCTGGGGCTGGGCAGACGTGGAGAGCACCTTCATCGCCGCCGAGCGCGACCTCGACTTCGGCGCCTCGCCCATCCACGGCGACGCGGGCCCTCTGCCCGTTCGGCGCTGGCGCATGGACGAACTCGGCCACGCCCAGCGTGCGTACTACGAAGGCATGCTCGAGGTTGGCGAGCCGGCGGTCGCCGACATCCAGGATCCGGCGCAGCTGCCCGGGATCGGGTTCTTCCCCGTGACGATCGACGAGAACGCGCGGCGCGTGACGACCAGCCTCGCCTACCTCGACGAGAAGGTGCGCGCGCGGGACAACTTCACGCTGCGCACACAGGCCGAGGTCCGCGCCCTCGTCTTCGACGGAGTCCGCGTGGGAGGCGTCACCCTCGCGACCGGCGAGACCCTCGAAGCCGACGAAGTCGTGCTGGCCGCCGGTGCGCTGTTCACGCCCTTTCTCTTGCTGCAATCGGGCATCGGCCCCGCCGATCACCTGGCCGACCACGGCCTCGCGGTGCGCGCCGACCTGCCCGTCGGCCGCACGATGAGCGACCACCTCGGCCCCGGGATCCTGTACCGGCACCCGGGCCCACGCGGCGGTGTCGGAGGCCCGGCCCAGGCGGTGATGGTGGGCGCCTCGAACGGAAAGGACGTCGACTACCACGCCTTCCCGATCGCGCCGCCGCCGGGCGAGGATGACACCACCTTCATGCTGGCCGTCTTCTCGATGCGCTCGAGCAACCGCGGCAGCGTGCGACTGGGCGAGTCCCTCGAAGCGGGCCCTGCCGTGGAAGCCCCTCCCCTCCCCGAGGACACGCCCGCGCGACTGGGGCATGCCTTCGCGCGGATCGCGGCCTGGGAGCAGTCCAGCGCCGCGCGCAGCCTTGGCTGCGAACCCGTCGTGCCGCACGACCTGCGCGCGCCCGACGCCGTCGCGACGGCGCTCGAGCAACTCACGATCAGCTACGCCCACATGACCAGCACGTGCCCGATGGGCACGGTCCTCGACGCGGACTGCCGGGTGCACGGCATCCCAGGCCTGCGCGTCTGCGACGCCTCCGTGATGCCGACGATCCCGTCGGGCAACACCTATCTGGGCTGCGTGATGATCGCCGAGCGGGTGGCGCGCAAGATGGTCGCCGAGGCGGCGTCCGCCTGA
- a CDS encoding NAD(P)/FAD-dependent oxidoreductase, with product MSETTPIDKEALRAKYRAERDKRLRPDGNEQYLQLAGTSLAHYLDDPYTPVAAREPLADHVQVAIIGGGFAGLVTGARLREAGIEQVRILEKGGDFGGTWYWNRYPGAQCDTASFVYMPLLEETGHVPTEKYAHGPEILEHSRRIGRHFGLYEDALFHTEVTDLAWDTARSAWVVRTNRGDAFTAQFIAMGTGPLHVPKLPGLEGIDRFEGHSFHTSRWDYEYTGGDADGALMTGLADKRVGVIGTGATAVQCVPHLARACRELTVFQRTPSSVDVRGNHPTDMSWFERDVREPGWQQKWLENFTANQTLAMGGTVEDLVQDGWTELARRVRAKILALPPEKMTPEHMLAAFEDSDDEKMEEIRARVDAIVEDPETAQGLKAWYRQMCKRPCFHDAYLQAYNEPSTKLVDTDGQGVERVTKKGVVVAGREYELDCIVYASGFEVGTEIIRRTGFDLTGRDGRTLSKEWESGMRTLHGIHVHGFPNVFLVQPTQGANLISNVPHNLNESGRTIAAILRHAIDHDHREVEVTQDAQDRWIELLLSGAGGMIGASPECTPGYYNNEGQPDTELARLFAGHPAGPVAYFNYIKEWRESGAFEGLEFR from the coding sequence GTGAGCGAGACGACTCCGATCGACAAGGAAGCGCTTCGCGCGAAGTACCGCGCCGAGCGCGACAAGCGCCTGCGCCCTGACGGGAACGAACAGTACCTGCAGCTCGCGGGTACCTCGCTCGCCCACTACCTCGACGATCCCTACACGCCGGTCGCAGCGCGCGAGCCGCTCGCAGACCACGTGCAGGTCGCGATCATCGGTGGTGGATTCGCGGGTCTGGTGACCGGTGCGCGCCTTCGGGAAGCCGGCATCGAGCAGGTGCGGATCCTCGAGAAGGGCGGCGACTTCGGTGGCACTTGGTACTGGAACCGCTACCCAGGCGCCCAGTGCGACACGGCTTCCTTCGTCTACATGCCGCTGCTCGAGGAGACCGGCCACGTCCCGACCGAGAAGTACGCCCACGGGCCCGAGATCCTGGAGCACAGTCGGCGCATCGGTCGGCACTTCGGCCTCTACGAGGACGCGCTCTTTCACACCGAGGTCACCGATCTCGCCTGGGATACGGCGCGCTCGGCGTGGGTCGTCCGAACAAACCGCGGCGACGCGTTCACGGCTCAGTTCATCGCGATGGGGACGGGCCCGCTCCACGTGCCGAAGCTGCCCGGCCTCGAAGGCATCGACCGCTTCGAGGGGCATTCCTTCCACACGAGCCGCTGGGACTACGAATACACCGGTGGCGACGCCGACGGCGCGCTGATGACGGGCCTGGCCGACAAGCGGGTCGGTGTCATCGGCACCGGCGCGACCGCCGTGCAGTGCGTTCCGCACCTCGCCCGCGCGTGTCGCGAGCTCACCGTGTTCCAGCGCACGCCTTCTTCGGTCGACGTCCGCGGCAACCACCCCACCGACATGAGCTGGTTCGAGCGCGACGTCCGCGAACCCGGCTGGCAGCAGAAGTGGCTCGAGAACTTCACCGCGAACCAGACCCTGGCCATGGGTGGCACGGTCGAGGATCTCGTCCAGGACGGCTGGACCGAGCTGGCCCGGCGGGTGCGCGCGAAGATCCTCGCACTGCCGCCCGAGAAGATGACGCCCGAACACATGCTCGCGGCCTTCGAGGATTCCGACGACGAGAAGATGGAGGAGATCCGCGCCCGGGTGGACGCGATCGTGGAAGACCCGGAGACCGCGCAGGGGCTGAAGGCGTGGTACCGACAGATGTGCAAGCGCCCCTGCTTCCACGACGCGTATCTGCAGGCCTACAACGAGCCGTCCACGAAGCTCGTCGATACGGATGGGCAGGGGGTGGAGCGCGTCACGAAGAAGGGTGTCGTCGTGGCCGGCCGCGAGTACGAGCTGGATTGCATCGTCTACGCGTCGGGCTTCGAGGTCGGCACCGAGATCATCCGGCGCACGGGCTTCGATCTCACCGGGCGCGACGGCCGCACCCTGTCGAAGGAATGGGAGTCGGGGATGCGGACGCTCCACGGCATCCACGTTCACGGGTTCCCGAACGTCTTCCTCGTGCAGCCGACCCAGGGGGCGAACCTGATCTCGAACGTGCCCCACAATCTGAACGAGTCGGGGCGCACGATCGCGGCGATCCTGCGGCACGCGATCGACCACGACCATCGCGAGGTCGAGGTGACTCAGGACGCGCAAGACCGCTGGATCGAGCTCCTGCTCTCGGGAGCCGGCGGCATGATCGGAGCGTCGCCCGAGTGCACGCCCGGCTACTACAACAACGAAGGACAGCCCGACACCGAGCTCGCGCGACTCTTCGCAGGCCACCCGGCGGGTCCCGTGGCCTATTTCAATTACATCAAGGAGTGGCGCGAATCGGGCGCGTTCGAAGGGCTCGAGTTTCGCTAG
- a CDS encoding NAD(P)/FAD-dependent oxidoreductase, translating into MTDKSQSTEHYDVVVIGAGVSGMYALHHLREMGLSVRVYDGAKDIGGTWWYNRYPGARVDGPGSPWYCYTFSDELMKEWDWAETQSEQSDVLAYLAHVADRFDLRRDIQFETWVQDARYDEASQRWTVETSTGVRASAPYLICAVGALSTANMPDIPGIKDFAGECYHTGQWPHEPVSFEGKRVAVIGTGSSGIQSIPEIAKTADHLTVLQRTAQFAFPCGNRPITPEELTEARKAWDGVREKMYAHNGGFPHDPNPDRSAMDDTPEAREALYEKLWERGGFQFFLNLYNDIATNEESNKTLSDFVRKKIAERVNDPETARKLMPDHFVMTKRPILDDGYFETYNRDNVDLVDLREDPIERFTPTSVVTRSGEHPIDMLVLATGYDAISGSMLRLNPKGRGGVSLKERWGDAFHNYLGMTIAGFPNLFMIHGPGSPGVFYNMPLGAERQMNWIGTLMQHLEKQGAGSVEPTTESEDAWGSEVSGIANATLFPRTDSWWTGANVEGKPKGFSAYLGGSIYYLRIADIASKEYAGFVFEPAQTAEDAQAS; encoded by the coding sequence ATGACCGACAAGTCCCAATCGACAGAACACTACGACGTGGTCGTGATCGGCGCGGGTGTCAGCGGCATGTACGCCCTGCATCACCTGCGCGAGATGGGACTCTCGGTGCGGGTCTACGACGGGGCGAAGGACATCGGCGGTACCTGGTGGTACAACCGCTACCCGGGAGCGCGCGTCGACGGTCCAGGCAGTCCCTGGTACTGCTACACGTTCTCCGACGAGCTGATGAAGGAATGGGATTGGGCCGAGACCCAGTCCGAGCAGTCGGATGTGCTCGCGTATCTCGCGCACGTCGCCGATCGGTTCGACCTGCGGCGCGACATCCAGTTCGAGACCTGGGTGCAGGACGCGCGCTACGACGAGGCTTCCCAGCGCTGGACGGTCGAGACCAGCACCGGCGTGCGGGCCTCGGCTCCGTACCTGATCTGCGCGGTCGGAGCGCTCTCGACTGCGAACATGCCGGACATTCCGGGCATCAAGGACTTCGCTGGCGAGTGCTACCACACGGGTCAGTGGCCCCACGAGCCGGTCTCGTTCGAGGGTAAGCGGGTGGCCGTGATCGGCACGGGCTCGTCGGGAATCCAGTCGATCCCCGAGATCGCCAAGACGGCCGATCACCTGACGGTGCTGCAGCGCACCGCCCAGTTCGCCTTCCCCTGCGGAAATCGTCCCATCACACCTGAGGAGCTGACCGAGGCGAGGAAGGCATGGGACGGGGTGCGCGAGAAGATGTACGCGCACAACGGAGGCTTCCCCCACGATCCCAACCCGGACCGTTCGGCCATGGACGACACGCCCGAGGCGCGCGAAGCCCTGTACGAGAAGCTCTGGGAGCGCGGGGGCTTCCAGTTCTTCCTGAATCTCTACAACGACATCGCGACCAACGAAGAGTCGAACAAGACGCTCTCCGACTTCGTGCGGAAGAAGATCGCCGAACGGGTGAACGATCCTGAGACCGCACGAAAGCTGATGCCCGATCACTTCGTGATGACGAAGCGGCCGATCCTGGATGACGGGTACTTCGAGACCTACAACCGCGACAACGTCGACCTCGTCGACCTCCGCGAAGACCCGATCGAGCGCTTCACCCCGACCAGCGTCGTGACCCGCTCGGGAGAACACCCGATCGACATGCTCGTTTTGGCGACCGGGTACGACGCGATCAGCGGCTCCATGCTGCGACTGAACCCGAAGGGCCGCGGCGGCGTGAGCCTGAAGGAGCGCTGGGGTGACGCCTTCCACAACTATCTCGGCATGACGATCGCCGGCTTCCCGAACCTGTTCATGATCCACGGTCCCGGGTCGCCGGGCGTGTTCTACAACATGCCGCTGGGCGCCGAGCGCCAGATGAACTGGATCGGCACGCTCATGCAGCACCTCGAGAAGCAGGGCGCCGGGTCGGTCGAGCCGACCACCGAGAGCGAAGACGCCTGGGGAAGCGAAGTGTCGGGGATCGCCAATGCGACGCTCTTCCCGCGCACCGACTCGTGGTGGACGGGTGCCAACGTCGAAGGCAAGCCGAAGGGCTTCTCCGCCTACCTCGGTGGGTCGATCTACTACCTGCGGATCGCCGACATCGCCTCGAAGGAATACGCCGGTTTCGTGTTCGAGCCCGCCCAGACCGCAGAGGACGCTCAGGCGTCCTGA